The Thermococcus thermotolerans genome contains a region encoding:
- a CDS encoding COG2426 family protein has product MNGFLEVFLLSLVPTFEGRYAIVYGIGMGYPLWETLLAASLGVLLLSLALPALLPYIDRLMLWLEGTFLRKVARLYLYYVERVRRKAHPYVERWGFIGLTIFVAIPLPGTGVWTGALAAYLLAIEKRQTVPALILGGLLSMAITLLPALGLFG; this is encoded by the coding sequence ATGAACGGCTTCCTTGAAGTCTTTCTGCTCTCCCTCGTCCCGACCTTCGAGGGGCGCTATGCCATAGTCTACGGCATCGGTATGGGCTATCCCCTATGGGAGACGCTCCTTGCCGCTTCCCTCGGCGTCCTGCTCCTTTCGCTGGCCCTTCCCGCCCTGCTCCCCTACATAGACAGGCTGATGCTCTGGCTTGAGGGAACCTTCCTCAGAAAGGTGGCCCGCCTCTACCTCTACTACGTCGAGCGCGTTCGGAGAAAAGCCCACCCCTACGTTGAGAGGTGGGGCTTCATCGGACTGACGATATTCGTGGCGATACCGCTCCCCGGGACGGGCGTCTGGACCGGAGCTTTAGCGGCCTATCTCCTCGCCATAGAGAAGAGGCAGACGGTTCCGGCTTTAATCCTCGGTGGGCTTTTGAGCATGGCGATAACACTGTTGCCTGCCCTGGGCTTGTTCGGGTAA
- a CDS encoding PEGA domain-containing protein, which yields MEERINFTAPAWVELPASKEGENYTLIIKINGLDVKIPVLIKEGLTTIVKVKGDQVEKSILAEGATPVEVQFGPPINLPPQLKGPEPALECMVATYGPINGRGLVFELMKNPNGDGYFLLPNGTPVEICGEYYLVEMYGIEDGWASVGHFLNWTSYVPEYREIEMDSHPKDSAVLVFGASYNVLRTPIKLFVPIITNATPGYGFDMNSRRVDFRLNPIQRYNITLASNVTTTAGLTPRISFIVNPPVNGAEIGVNFTALTQAISLKIVYGLPPEYRNLPNGLESTSEGGHWTEENQRDAENGTLLNSTLVITTYPENAKVAIDGKAVCAGRCVLNVTPGEHEVTGTAEGFVSKSRKVVLSPGERLILNLTLSPYPKFEVVSVPEGANLYIDGNSTACITPCNITLTPGTHTLVFRKEGFRDYETVIRASAGDSGVISASLTDLSGRKYSLDPRIKNHEDIPKGNSTNGNSRGFPISGTVAYVLGGIVLVTVAVVIARKL from the coding sequence GTGGAAGAACGGATAAACTTCACAGCACCGGCGTGGGTGGAACTCCCTGCATCGAAAGAGGGTGAGAACTACACCCTGATTATAAAGATAAATGGGCTGGACGTGAAAATCCCGGTTCTAATCAAAGAGGGGCTGACAACCATAGTGAAGGTGAAGGGTGACCAAGTAGAAAAATCAATACTGGCCGAAGGAGCCACTCCTGTTGAAGTGCAGTTCGGCCCGCCGATCAATCTTCCTCCACAACTCAAAGGCCCTGAACCTGCCCTTGAATGCATGGTGGCAACCTACGGCCCGATAAACGGACGCGGGCTGGTGTTTGAACTCATGAAGAACCCCAATGGGGATGGCTACTTCCTCCTGCCCAACGGAACCCCTGTTGAAATCTGTGGAGAGTACTATCTCGTGGAGATGTACGGGATAGAGGACGGATGGGCATCGGTCGGTCATTTTCTCAACTGGACAAGCTATGTCCCGGAGTACAGGGAGATTGAAATGGACTCCCACCCCAAGGACTCGGCCGTTCTCGTCTTCGGCGCCAGCTACAACGTACTAAGGACACCCATAAAGCTGTTCGTGCCGATAATAACCAACGCTACCCCGGGATACGGCTTTGATATGAACAGCAGGCGCGTGGACTTCAGGCTCAACCCTATCCAGAGGTACAACATAACACTCGCCTCCAACGTTACCACCACTGCGGGACTCACTCCCCGTATCAGCTTTATTGTGAATCCACCTGTGAATGGAGCCGAGATTGGCGTTAACTTCACCGCGCTAACTCAGGCAATATCGCTGAAGATTGTCTACGGTCTGCCTCCGGAGTACCGGAACCTTCCCAACGGGCTGGAAAGCACATCTGAGGGTGGTCACTGGACAGAGGAAAATCAAAGGGATGCAGAAAACGGCACCCTCCTGAATTCAACACTCGTTATAACGACGTACCCCGAAAACGCGAAGGTGGCTATAGACGGTAAAGCCGTGTGTGCAGGAAGATGCGTTCTAAACGTAACTCCCGGTGAACACGAGGTTACAGGAACTGCGGAAGGCTTTGTGTCCAAGAGCAGAAAAGTGGTCCTGTCGCCTGGAGAGCGCTTAATCCTGAATCTCACGCTCTCACCGTACCCGAAGTTTGAGGTAGTGTCCGTTCCAGAGGGAGCCAACCTCTACATCGATGGGAATTCCACCGCCTGCATAACGCCCTGCAACATCACACTAACCCCCGGAACTCATACGTTGGTGTTCAGGAAGGAGGGGTTCAGGGACTATGAAACCGTGATCAGGGCCAGTGCGGGAGACAGCGGCGTCATCTCGGCATCGCTCACAGACCTTAGCGGCAGGAAGTACTCGCTTGACCCCAGGATAAAGAACCATGAGGATATCCCCAAGGGAAATTCCACCAACGGGAATTCCAGGGGATTCCCCATCTCGGGCACAGTGGCATACGTACTCGGCGGCATCGTGCTCGTGACTGTTGCGGTGGTTATTGCCCGGAAACTCTAA
- a CDS encoding ABC transporter ATP-binding protein → MIVRAEKLTKRFGSVLALNSIDVEIPEGLTVIVGPNGGGKSTFLKIAAGAYRPTAGRVEVLGEDPWKSEQIKRRIGVSFDPPALPPLRTGLEWLEYISEARGGDGESVLKAAEMFGARRFIGKKIRDYSAGMRKRVSLAQAFVGDPEVVFLDEPLANLDLKGMRDVMEVIREEHKNGLNLVIISHIWRPFMEIADYAVLIAAGKVQAAGSPQDILPLLEKAFPL, encoded by the coding sequence ATGATAGTGAGGGCAGAGAAACTTACAAAGCGCTTCGGGAGTGTCCTCGCCCTGAACTCCATTGACGTTGAGATTCCGGAGGGATTGACGGTCATAGTCGGCCCCAACGGGGGCGGCAAGTCCACTTTCCTGAAAATCGCCGCCGGAGCGTACAGGCCGACTGCGGGAAGGGTTGAGGTTCTCGGAGAAGACCCTTGGAAGAGCGAGCAAATAAAGAGGAGAATCGGCGTCTCCTTCGACCCGCCGGCCCTCCCGCCGCTGAGGACAGGGCTGGAGTGGTTGGAATACATCTCAGAGGCCAGAGGGGGCGATGGAGAGAGCGTCCTAAAGGCCGCGGAGATGTTCGGGGCCCGGAGATTCATCGGAAAAAAGATTCGAGACTACTCCGCGGGAATGAGGAAGAGGGTAAGCCTCGCCCAGGCGTTCGTGGGAGACCCGGAAGTGGTGTTCCTCGACGAGCCGCTGGCCAATCTCGACCTAAAAGGCATGAGGGATGTAATGGAGGTTATAAGGGAAGAACACAAGAACGGCCTGAATCTTGTGATAATCTCCCACATCTGGCGCCCCTTCATGGAAATAGCAGATTACGCTGTTTTAATAGCAGCTGGGAAGGTACAGGCCGCTGGTTCCCCTCAGGATATTCTGCCGTTGCTGGAAAAAGCGTTTCCCCTGTGA
- a CDS encoding ABC transporter permease: MGTVRTQLEWELNDPLKLAVFLFGFLLTGLAFLKDALSMGATGMLSPFSQESAVHYARTIPRLALPVLSQEAYSVLVFVAVMLSSLSIRGEMDSLAALTVYSLPIRKWKLFLIKFSSILLLTTLSFVVPYFLAVGYVLSGSPSLLAGILGDGVWSNVLAFFLIAVFYTVSVSLFIALLSPNSFASILGGLSVLYVPVILGISSLPPFSISAAMSSYLSSVAYGMGHTVAAYGNVVRVGFFLPSMLLAASILLSERRDAR; encoded by the coding sequence ATGGGCACCGTTAGAACCCAGCTGGAATGGGAGCTGAACGACCCGCTGAAGCTCGCCGTTTTCCTCTTCGGGTTCCTGCTGACGGGGCTGGCGTTCTTGAAGGACGCCCTCAGTATGGGAGCAACCGGCATGTTGAGCCCCTTCAGCCAGGAATCCGCCGTTCACTACGCCAGGACCATTCCAAGGCTCGCCCTGCCTGTTTTGTCCCAGGAAGCGTACAGCGTTCTTGTCTTCGTTGCAGTTATGCTCTCCAGCCTTTCAATAAGGGGCGAGATGGACTCGCTGGCAGCTCTAACCGTTTACTCACTCCCGATCAGGAAGTGGAAGTTGTTCCTGATCAAGTTTTCCTCAATCCTCCTTCTAACGACCCTATCGTTCGTGGTCCCCTATTTCCTGGCCGTGGGGTACGTCCTCTCTGGCTCTCCTTCTCTCCTCGCCGGGATACTCGGAGACGGGGTTTGGAGTAACGTTCTGGCGTTTTTCCTGATTGCGGTCTTCTACACGGTCTCGGTCTCCCTTTTCATAGCCCTGCTGTCACCGAATTCGTTCGCCTCGATTCTGGGGGGACTCTCAGTACTGTACGTTCCGGTTATTCTCGGGATATCTAGCCTGCCCCCGTTCAGCATCTCCGCCGCCATGTCATCCTATCTGAGTTCGGTGGCCTACGGAATGGGGCACACAGTTGCCGCCTACGGGAATGTGGTCAGAGTCGGGTTTTTCCTCCCTTCCATGTTGTTGGCGGCATCGATACTCCTCAGCGAAAGGAGGGATGCCCGGTGA
- a CDS encoding MFS transporter → MVGKMEAIENSRLNKFHYTLLAILGTVWAFIAVNTISAGFVIALLKNDPAFQGSLTKLGSLGSAALFGMLFGAWLFGYLADRIGRKKTLILAVSTFSLGSIVSSFAGNLDALIVLRFIVGLGLGGSLPVASSYFAEFMPRSIRGAMISILESFWAVGTIIIGVVAILVKADWRSILLFGGAIILILPLLLTLPESPRFLLVKGRVKEAEETIRKIFGVEVKLEKPEMGKKTSIGDLWRRHGKTTLMLTIAWFSIAFAYYGFFIWLPRFLSTTLGITVFRSFQYFIITAIAQLPGYWSAAYLLERIGRKKTLSYYLLLSGIAGVGFYFAANSGNEAAIIASAIAFSFFNLGAWGAIYAYTPELYPTAVRGTGTGWAGAMARIGGGIAPILAGRIMELSGSALAVLVIAVVAIIGALDVLALGEETMGRELA, encoded by the coding sequence GTGGTTGGGAAAATGGAGGCCATCGAAAACTCCCGGTTGAATAAGTTCCACTACACGCTTTTGGCCATCCTCGGAACCGTATGGGCGTTCATAGCCGTGAACACGATTTCAGCGGGCTTCGTGATAGCGCTCCTCAAGAACGACCCGGCCTTCCAGGGAAGCCTCACAAAGCTCGGCTCCCTCGGCTCAGCGGCGCTCTTCGGCATGCTCTTCGGCGCGTGGCTCTTCGGCTACCTTGCCGACAGGATTGGGCGGAAGAAGACGCTCATCTTAGCAGTCTCAACCTTCTCCCTCGGCTCGATAGTCAGCTCGTTCGCAGGGAATCTGGACGCCCTCATAGTCCTCCGCTTCATCGTCGGCCTCGGCCTCGGCGGTTCTCTGCCGGTTGCGAGCTCCTACTTCGCCGAGTTCATGCCCCGCTCGATAAGGGGTGCGATGATTTCTATCCTTGAGAGCTTCTGGGCGGTGGGGACGATAATCATAGGAGTGGTCGCTATCCTAGTCAAAGCCGACTGGAGGAGCATACTGCTCTTCGGCGGCGCGATAATACTCATCCTTCCGCTTCTTCTAACCCTGCCTGAATCGCCGCGCTTCCTTCTCGTCAAGGGGCGCGTTAAGGAGGCAGAGGAGACCATAAGAAAAATCTTCGGCGTGGAGGTAAAGCTTGAAAAGCCGGAGATGGGCAAGAAGACCTCGATCGGCGACCTCTGGAGGCGCCATGGTAAAACGACCCTCATGCTCACGATAGCCTGGTTCAGCATAGCCTTCGCCTACTACGGCTTCTTCATCTGGCTTCCGAGGTTTCTCTCGACAACGCTGGGAATCACCGTCTTCAGGAGCTTCCAGTACTTCATAATCACCGCCATAGCCCAGCTGCCCGGCTACTGGAGCGCCGCCTACCTGCTTGAAAGAATCGGCCGGAAGAAGACCCTCTCCTACTACCTCCTGCTCTCGGGAATAGCTGGAGTCGGCTTCTACTTCGCGGCCAACTCAGGCAACGAGGCGGCGATAATAGCGAGTGCCATAGCCTTCAGCTTCTTCAACCTCGGTGCCTGGGGGGCCATCTATGCCTACACGCCGGAGCTCTATCCCACTGCAGTCAGGGGCACCGGAACAGGCTGGGCGGGAGCTATGGCGAGGATAGGCGGAGGAATCGCGCCCATCCTTGCCGGCAGGATAATGGAGCTGAGCGGGAGCGCCTTGGCGGTACTTGTGATTGCCGTGGTGGCGATAATAGGTGCGCTGGATGTCTTAGCGCTGGGAGAAGAGACGATGGGAAGGGAGCTCGCCTGA
- a CDS encoding MFS transporter translates to MNLLGRYRLLFVLMNTAFIGNLTVIYYLSKGITYGQIGLVSAISALGFFLFEVPTGVVADKVSRKTSVLIGMALFSFGTVILILLRNFPMLIAYAVISSLGATFVSGSLQAWLFDNLRYLGMEKRYREVMKDIKTLTLISSAFSISIGAFLAQLYGFTLPLVMTLMMELGALVTALSIPEYEFRRPEVSYHIHVLHSARELFKNDLLPLILISIAVTMSINQFRKFFEPYLGEILAGELGTTLMGTLGLLGIVEVVIKTLPRLLGIRLGKKWSVRAYEMAPLAIPVFTALSVLFQNPLFIVLLGVLATVVNTAFGFNVSIEFQHRIPSEKRATVLSLNMMFSAVVMALFYTLYGFAVDRFGLSEARLLFAVVLFGIGLAFKLASLGPLREPLELRHLAE, encoded by the coding sequence ATGAACCTGCTGGGCAGGTACAGGCTCCTCTTCGTCCTCATGAACACGGCCTTCATCGGTAACCTCACGGTCATCTATTATCTTTCGAAGGGCATCACCTACGGTCAGATCGGCCTTGTGAGTGCAATCTCCGCCCTCGGCTTCTTCCTCTTTGAGGTTCCGACCGGTGTCGTGGCCGACAAGGTGAGCAGAAAGACCAGCGTTCTTATCGGAATGGCGCTCTTCTCCTTCGGGACGGTCATCCTGATCCTTCTCCGGAACTTCCCTATGCTGATAGCTTACGCCGTCATCTCTTCCCTCGGGGCGACCTTTGTGAGCGGCAGTCTTCAGGCGTGGCTCTTCGACAATCTGAGGTACCTAGGGATGGAAAAGCGCTACCGCGAGGTGATGAAGGACATCAAGACCCTGACGCTTATTTCCTCCGCGTTCTCGATTTCAATCGGCGCATTTCTGGCACAGCTCTATGGATTCACCCTACCCCTCGTCATGACGCTCATGATGGAGCTCGGAGCCCTCGTGACGGCGCTATCCATACCCGAGTATGAGTTCAGGAGGCCTGAGGTTTCTTACCACATTCACGTTCTCCATTCCGCCAGAGAGCTCTTCAAAAATGACCTCCTCCCGTTGATTCTCATCTCAATCGCCGTGACGATGTCCATCAACCAGTTCAGAAAGTTCTTCGAGCCATATCTCGGCGAGATTCTCGCGGGAGAGCTTGGGACGACTCTAATGGGCACCCTCGGGCTTCTCGGCATCGTCGAGGTTGTTATCAAAACCCTCCCCCGGCTCCTCGGGATTAGACTGGGGAAGAAGTGGAGCGTGAGGGCCTATGAAATGGCACCCCTTGCGATTCCGGTTTTTACAGCCCTCTCGGTGCTCTTCCAGAACCCGCTCTTCATCGTCCTGCTTGGAGTCCTTGCGACGGTCGTGAACACGGCCTTCGGCTTCAACGTCTCCATAGAGTTCCAGCACAGGATACCGAGCGAAAAGAGGGCAACCGTTCTCTCCCTTAACATGATGTTCTCTGCAGTGGTGATGGCCCTCTTCTACACCCTCTACGGGTTCGCCGTTGACAGGTTCGGGTTGAGTGAAGCCAGACTGCTGTTCGCGGTGGTTCTTTTCGGCATCGGCCTGGCTTTCAAGCTGGCCAGCCTCGGCCCGCTGAGGGAGCCACTAGAGCTGAGGCATCTGGCGGAGTAG
- a CDS encoding DUF835 domain-containing protein, producing MLMMAFPLPFLGLSLMATGYTLMRKEIGIKSTATLFPVGAFLLGAINLTYPATITTALAPYLYGAGALFRAMMFIGMAKYALFQIVPPKAPVGNIPHGAFYVDNKRYISLILQRMKYTGNGVLITRTPPEDETPTFPVFWVTRVASTAPWKNIVTVRPTDIGILIDLVKKHLEKGHSIVVLDCFEYLVLENGFENAFKFLLSLKDHVVKFGGTLIVVTDPSMYSEKQWTVMLRELDRLEF from the coding sequence ATGCTCATGATGGCGTTTCCTCTGCCCTTTTTGGGACTGTCTCTCATGGCCACGGGATACACCCTCATGAGAAAGGAGATAGGAATAAAGAGCACCGCCACGCTGTTCCCCGTGGGTGCATTTCTCCTCGGTGCCATCAACCTCACGTATCCCGCAACAATAACAACTGCACTTGCTCCATATCTTTACGGCGCTGGAGCACTGTTCAGGGCGATGATGTTTATTGGGATGGCAAAGTATGCACTTTTTCAGATCGTACCTCCCAAGGCCCCAGTGGGTAATATACCCCATGGCGCATTCTACGTGGACAATAAGCGATATATCTCATTAATCCTCCAGAGGATGAAGTACACAGGAAACGGGGTTCTTATCACCAGAACACCTCCTGAGGATGAGACTCCCACGTTCCCCGTCTTTTGGGTTACTCGGGTTGCTTCGACTGCCCCATGGAAAAACATTGTGACTGTACGGCCCACCGATATAGGGATACTGATAGACCTTGTCAAAAAACATCTCGAAAAGGGACACTCAATTGTTGTCCTCGACTGCTTCGAATATTTAGTACTGGAAAACGGCTTCGAAAATGCGTTCAAGTTCCTGCTCTCATTGAAAGACCACGTTGTCAAATTTGGAGGTACTCTTATAGTAGTCACTGATCCGTCTATGTACTCCGAAAAACAATGGACGGTTATGTTGAGGGAGCTTGACAGGCTGGAGTTTTGA
- a CDS encoding TldD/PmbA family protein, translated as MFDVNEFILKKARELGFGDVVVLGYETNRRQVRFANNEITVAKNWHERKVELFVELEKRVAGTSITELSEENIERTLKTLLSNMKGMAPKEDYYGIAEGPFEYRDIPETFDKSIVELDEPNEYVERAINAALEEGAKRVAGVLYTDHNRLYLTTSNGVEAFEEGTGIEISVRAFIGDLESGHGTNSVRILKKFDPESAGRKAGEIAKLAQNPEQGPEGKFDVIFDPLAFANLLSYMSFMTSAYAAEAGFSFLVNKLGQKVANEIVTIKDVGNMPNGYGSRKFDDEGVPTRETTIIENGTFKTFLLNTSMAKKYGTETTANAGLMMPHAWNIVLEPGDYTKEELFSEVKKGIYITNVWYTRFQNYVAGDFSTIPRDGIFLVENGELRPIRNIRVSDNFQRILEGIKALGKESYHIHWWEVRTPVSTPYVLVEDVGITRATK; from the coding sequence ATGTTCGACGTTAACGAGTTCATCCTTAAAAAAGCCAGGGAGCTTGGATTTGGCGACGTCGTCGTTCTGGGCTATGAGACCAACCGCAGACAGGTCCGCTTCGCCAACAATGAGATAACGGTAGCAAAAAACTGGCACGAGCGGAAGGTGGAGCTGTTCGTCGAGCTTGAGAAGCGCGTTGCCGGAACGAGCATCACCGAGCTGAGCGAGGAGAACATCGAGCGGACTCTGAAGACCCTCCTGAGCAACATGAAGGGAATGGCGCCGAAGGAGGACTACTACGGCATCGCTGAAGGACCATTCGAGTACAGAGATATTCCGGAGACCTTCGATAAGTCCATAGTCGAACTCGACGAACCAAACGAGTACGTTGAGAGGGCAATCAATGCGGCACTTGAGGAGGGGGCGAAGCGCGTCGCCGGTGTCCTCTACACCGACCACAACAGGCTTTATCTGACCACGAGCAACGGCGTCGAGGCCTTTGAAGAGGGAACGGGGATAGAGATAAGCGTTAGGGCATTCATCGGCGACCTAGAGAGCGGACACGGAACGAACTCGGTGAGAATTCTCAAGAAGTTCGACCCGGAGTCAGCCGGCAGGAAGGCCGGCGAGATTGCAAAGCTCGCCCAGAATCCGGAGCAGGGGCCGGAAGGAAAATTCGACGTCATCTTTGACCCCTTAGCCTTCGCCAACCTGCTGAGCTACATGAGCTTCATGACATCGGCTTACGCGGCAGAGGCCGGTTTTAGCTTCCTGGTGAACAAGCTGGGTCAGAAAGTAGCCAATGAAATCGTCACGATAAAGGACGTCGGCAACATGCCCAACGGCTATGGCAGCAGAAAGTTCGACGACGAGGGAGTGCCCACGAGGGAGACCACGATAATCGAGAACGGAACCTTCAAGACCTTCCTGCTCAACACCAGCATGGCGAAGAAGTACGGGACGGAGACGACGGCCAACGCCGGCTTAATGATGCCCCATGCCTGGAACATCGTCCTTGAGCCGGGCGATTACACCAAGGAGGAGCTCTTCAGCGAGGTGAAGAAAGGCATTTACATCACTAACGTCTGGTACACCCGCTTCCAGAACTACGTCGCCGGCGACTTCTCGACCATCCCGAGGGATGGGATATTCCTCGTGGAAAACGGAGAGCTAAGGCCGATAAGGAACATCCGCGTGAGTGACAACTTCCAGAGGATCCTTGAGGGGATCAAGGCGCTCGGGAAGGAGAGCTACCACATCCACTGGTGGGAGGTCAGGACGCCGGTTTCAACGCCGTACGTTCTCGTGGAGGACGTTGGCATAACCAGGGCGACGAAGTGA